One segment of Gordonia terrae DNA contains the following:
- a CDS encoding hotdog fold domain-containing protein, producing the protein MSSTNPTFALRKKLPANPLGNVLFSLGMVARVPYFGTVLPLVQEMEPGYCKVTAPNWFGVHNHIGTFHAIAACNLAEAAMGMLMEATTPTSHRWIPKAMQTSYLTKATTRLTAEARLAEPVDFGAITAGTDVTVSVSIVDTKGVEVVHCDITTWVTPT; encoded by the coding sequence ATGAGTTCCACGAATCCCACCTTCGCCCTGCGTAAGAAGCTGCCCGCGAACCCGCTCGGCAACGTCCTGTTCTCCCTCGGAATGGTCGCGAGGGTGCCCTACTTCGGCACAGTCCTGCCGCTCGTGCAGGAGATGGAGCCCGGTTACTGCAAGGTCACCGCACCCAACTGGTTCGGCGTCCACAACCACATCGGCACCTTCCACGCGATCGCGGCGTGCAACCTGGCCGAGGCCGCGATGGGGATGCTGATGGAGGCCACCACGCCCACGTCCCACCGCTGGATCCCCAAGGCGATGCAGACGAGCTACCTGACCAAGGCGACGACGCGATTGACCGCGGAGGCCCGTCTGGCCGAACCCGTGGACTTCGGCGCCATCACCGCCGGGACCGACGTCACCGTGTCGGTGAGCATCGTCGACACCAAGGGGGTCGAGGTCGTGCACTGCGACATCACCACCTGGGTGACCCCGACGTAG
- the rplC gene encoding 50S ribosomal protein L3: MSNQSSTKGILGTKLGMTQVFDENNRVVPVTVIQAGPNVITQLRSADRDGYTAVQLAYGAIDPRKVTKPVAGQYSKAGVTPRRHLAEIRVNDISEFEVGQELTAEIFADGALVDVTGTSKGKGFAGVMKRHGFAGLGASHGAHRVHRAPGSIGGCATPGRVFKGMRMAGRMGNDKVTTQNLTVHKVDAEAGLLLIKGAIPGRKGGIVMVRDAVKGGAQ, from the coding sequence ATGAGCAATCAGAGTTCGACCAAGGGCATCCTGGGCACCAAGCTCGGCATGACCCAGGTCTTCGACGAGAACAACCGCGTCGTCCCGGTCACTGTCATCCAGGCCGGCCCGAACGTGATCACCCAGCTCCGCAGCGCGGACCGGGACGGCTACACCGCCGTCCAGCTCGCCTACGGCGCGATCGATCCCCGCAAGGTGACCAAGCCGGTCGCCGGCCAGTACAGCAAGGCCGGGGTCACCCCGCGCCGGCACCTGGCCGAGATCCGCGTCAACGACATCAGCGAGTTCGAGGTCGGTCAGGAACTGACCGCCGAGATCTTCGCCGACGGCGCGCTGGTCGACGTCACGGGTACCTCCAAGGGCAAGGGCTTCGCCGGCGTCATGAAGCGCCACGGCTTCGCCGGTCTGGGCGCCAGCCACGGTGCCCACCGCGTGCACCGCGCACCGGGCTCGATCGGTGGCTGCGCCACCCCGGGTCGCGTGTTCAAGGGCATGCGCATGGCAGGCCGCATGGGTAACGACAAGGTGACCACGCAGAACCTCACCGTCCACAAGGTGGATGCCGAGGCCGGTCTGCTGCTGATCAAGGGAGCGATCCCGGGTCGCAAGGGCGGCATCGTGATGGTTCGCGACGCAGTGAAGGGTGGTGCCCAGTAA
- the rplP gene encoding 50S ribosomal protein L16 — MLIPRRVKHRKQHHPSLKGQAKGGTKVTFGDYGIQALEGAYITNRQIESARIAINRHIKRGGKVWINIFPDRPLTKKPAETRMGSGKGSPEWWVAPVKPGRVLFEMTYPNEEIAREALRRAQHKLPIKTRIVTREEQF, encoded by the coding sequence ATGTTGATCCCACGTCGGGTCAAGCACCGCAAGCAGCACCACCCCAGCCTCAAGGGGCAGGCCAAGGGCGGCACCAAGGTGACGTTCGGCGATTACGGCATCCAGGCTCTGGAAGGAGCGTACATCACCAACCGTCAGATCGAGTCCGCTCGTATCGCGATCAACCGGCACATCAAGCGTGGCGGCAAGGTCTGGATCAACATCTTCCCGGACCGCCCGCTCACCAAGAAGCCGGCCGAAACCCGCATGGGTTCGGGTAAGGGTTCGCCCGAGTGGTGGGTCGCCCCGGTCAAGCCGGGTCGCGTGCTGTTCGAGATGACCTACCCGAACGAGGAGATCGCTCGCGAGGCCCTGCGCCGCGCGCAGCACAAGCTCCCCATCAAGACCAGGATCGTGACCAGAGAGGAGCAGTTCTGA
- the rpsC gene encoding 30S ribosomal protein S3, which produces MGQKINPHGFRLGITTDWKSRWYADKQYADYVKEDVAIRKLLSTGLERAGIAKVEIERTRDRVRVDIHTARPGIVIGRRGAEADRIRGDLEKLTGKQVQLNILEVKNAESEAQLVAQGVAEQLSNRVAFRRAMRKAIQSAMRQPNVKGIRVQCSGRLGGAEMSRSEFYREGRVPLHTLRADIDYGLYEAKTTFGRIGVKVWIYKGDIVGGRRELAAAAPAAEDRRPRRPSRPRRSGASGTTATSTDAARAAEAAPAEATAGAAEKQEG; this is translated from the coding sequence GTGGGCCAGAAAATCAACCCGCACGGCTTCCGTCTGGGCATCACCACCGACTGGAAGTCGCGGTGGTACGCCGACAAGCAGTACGCGGACTACGTCAAAGAGGATGTCGCCATCCGCAAGCTCCTCTCCACGGGGCTCGAGCGGGCCGGCATCGCGAAGGTGGAGATCGAGCGCACCCGTGACCGGGTCCGCGTCGACATCCACACCGCGCGTCCGGGCATCGTCATCGGTCGCCGTGGCGCCGAGGCCGATCGCATCCGCGGCGACCTGGAGAAGCTGACCGGCAAGCAGGTCCAGCTGAACATCCTCGAGGTCAAGAACGCCGAGTCCGAGGCCCAGCTGGTGGCCCAGGGCGTCGCCGAGCAGCTGAGCAACCGCGTGGCGTTCCGCCGCGCGATGCGCAAGGCGATCCAGTCGGCGATGCGTCAGCCGAACGTGAAGGGCATCCGGGTCCAGTGCTCGGGTCGTCTGGGCGGCGCAGAGATGAGCCGCAGTGAGTTCTACCGCGAAGGTCGCGTGCCGCTGCACACGCTGCGTGCCGACATCGACTACGGACTCTACGAAGCCAAGACCACCTTCGGCCGGATCGGCGTGAAGGTGTGGATCTACAAGGGCGACATCGTCGGTGGACGTCGTGAGCTGGCCGCGGCCGCTCCGGCAGCCGAGGATCGCCGTCCGCGCCGGCCCAGCCGGCCCCGGCGTAGCGGTGCCTCGGGCACCACTGCGACGAGCACCGACGCCGCTCGCGCGGCCGAGGCCGCTCCCGCCGAGGCCACTGCTGGTGCGGCTGAGAAGCAGGAGGGCTAG
- the rpmC gene encoding 50S ribosomal protein L29 produces the protein MALGVAANELRELNDADLVDRLKESKEELFNLRFQMATGQLDNNRRLRTVRREIARIYTVMRERELGLASGPDGDDA, from the coding sequence ATGGCACTCGGAGTTGCTGCGAACGAGCTTCGTGAGCTCAACGACGCTGATCTGGTCGATCGCCTGAAAGAGTCGAAGGAAGAACTGTTCAACCTTCGGTTCCAGATGGCCACCGGCCAGCTCGACAACAACCGTCGCCTGCGGACCGTGCGTCGCGAGATCGCGCGTATCTACACCGTGATGCGCGAGCGGGAGCTGGGCCTGGCGTCCGGACCGGATGGTGATGACGCATGA
- a CDS encoding GNAT family N-acetyltransferase, which produces MTADKTGAETTVRDNPAERRYDIHVDAPGGEALAGFAEYRDRVSGTQDAPTTARVFFHTEVDPEFGGRGLATILVREALDDARARDLTIVGVCPLVAAFLEKHPEYADATAPVTPAVLEWLRSGAA; this is translated from the coding sequence ATGACCGCGGACAAGACCGGCGCCGAGACCACGGTGCGCGACAACCCCGCCGAACGCCGGTACGACATCCACGTCGACGCGCCCGGCGGTGAGGCCTTGGCCGGATTCGCCGAATACCGCGACCGTGTCTCCGGCACCCAGGACGCCCCGACGACCGCGCGGGTGTTCTTCCACACCGAGGTCGACCCCGAGTTCGGCGGACGCGGCCTCGCGACGATCCTGGTGCGCGAAGCCCTCGACGACGCCCGCGCACGCGACCTCACGATCGTGGGTGTGTGTCCGCTGGTGGCCGCGTTCCTCGAGAAACACCCGGAGTACGCCGACGCCACCGCACCGGTGACACCCGCCGTCCTCGAATGGTTGCGGAGCGGCGCCGCCTGA
- the rpsJ gene encoding 30S ribosomal protein S10 → MAGQKIRIRLKAYDHEAIDASARKIVETVTRTGARVVGPVPLPTEKNVYCVIRSPHKYKDSREHFEMRTHKRLIDILDPTPKTVDALMRIDLPASVDVNIQ, encoded by the coding sequence GTGGCGGGACAAAAGATCCGCATCAGGCTCAAGGCCTACGACCACGAGGCGATCGACGCTTCGGCGCGCAAGATCGTGGAGACCGTGACCCGTACCGGGGCACGCGTCGTCGGCCCGGTGCCATTGCCCACCGAGAAGAACGTGTACTGCGTCATCCGTTCGCCGCACAAGTACAAGGACAGCCGCGAACACTTCGAGATGCGTACCCACAAGCGACTCATCGACATCCTCGACCCGACACCGAAGACGGTCGACGCGCTCATGCGCATCGACCTCCCGGCCAGCGTCGACGTCAACATCCAGTAG
- a CDS encoding N-acetylglutaminylglutamine amidotransferase — MCGICGEIRFDGTAPDVSAVDAMTCEMTRRGPDGSGVFAKGSVALGHRRLKIIDLSERGSQPMVDPALGLALVFNGCIYNHHELRAELEGKGYTFFSHADSEVILKAFHAWGPDCVDHFMGMFAFAVVDTDTGVVTLGRDRLGIKPLYLADTPGRLRFASSVQALLRAGEVDTSIDRVALHHYFSFHAVVPAPHTIYNGIRKVPPATVITIQPDGRRTERRYWEPAFEPHPDRRDWDEKRWQHELLDSLRTSVRRRMVADVPVGVLLSGGVDSSLVVALLAEQGQTDLATFSIGFDSAAGESGDEYAYSDLIADTFGTDHHKIHIGTDRLLPAIPDTVAAMGEPMVSHDCVAFYLLSQEVSKSIKVVQSGQGADEILGGYSWYPPLLDVTRDKTTRAYADVFFDRDDVDIRGILADDYLTEAGYDPSFEFVSAHHSAPGAHTSVDAALRLDTTVMLVDDPVKRVDTMTMAWGLEARVPFLDHEFVELAATCPPDLKLAHGGKGVLKEASRALLPSAVIDRTKGYFPVPGIRHLTGGVLDLVSDTLRSKAARDRGLYRPEALDRLFADPNGIRTRLDGNELWQVALLEMWLQTMEANARR, encoded by the coding sequence ATGTGTGGAATCTGCGGCGAGATCCGGTTCGACGGCACGGCGCCGGATGTCTCGGCCGTCGACGCCATGACCTGCGAGATGACCCGCCGCGGTCCCGACGGTTCCGGCGTCTTCGCGAAAGGTTCTGTCGCACTGGGCCACCGCCGCCTGAAGATCATCGACCTGTCCGAGCGCGGGAGCCAGCCGATGGTCGACCCGGCGCTGGGTCTCGCGCTGGTGTTCAACGGGTGCATCTACAACCACCACGAGCTGCGCGCCGAGCTGGAGGGCAAGGGATACACCTTCTTCTCCCACGCCGACAGCGAGGTCATCCTCAAGGCGTTCCACGCCTGGGGTCCCGACTGCGTCGACCACTTCATGGGCATGTTCGCGTTCGCGGTCGTCGACACCGACACCGGCGTGGTCACCCTGGGCCGCGACCGGCTGGGCATCAAGCCGCTCTATCTCGCCGACACCCCCGGCCGGCTCCGGTTCGCCTCGTCGGTGCAGGCACTGCTCCGCGCCGGCGAGGTCGACACCTCGATCGACCGGGTGGCGCTGCACCACTACTTCAGCTTCCATGCCGTCGTCCCGGCGCCGCACACGATCTACAACGGCATCCGCAAGGTCCCGCCGGCCACCGTCATCACGATCCAGCCCGACGGCCGTCGCACCGAACGCAGGTATTGGGAGCCGGCCTTCGAGCCACACCCCGACCGCCGGGACTGGGACGAGAAGCGCTGGCAGCACGAACTACTCGATTCGCTACGGACGTCGGTGCGCCGGCGCATGGTCGCCGACGTCCCTGTCGGCGTGTTGCTGTCCGGCGGCGTCGACTCCTCCCTGGTCGTCGCGCTGCTCGCCGAGCAGGGCCAGACCGACCTCGCGACCTTCAGCATCGGATTCGATTCCGCGGCAGGAGAATCCGGTGACGAATACGCCTACTCCGATCTGATCGCAGACACCTTCGGCACCGATCACCACAAGATCCACATCGGCACCGACCGCCTGCTGCCCGCCATCCCCGACACCGTCGCGGCGATGGGCGAACCCATGGTCAGCCACGACTGCGTCGCCTTCTACCTCCTGTCGCAGGAGGTGAGCAAGTCCATCAAGGTGGTCCAGTCCGGCCAGGGAGCCGACGAGATCCTCGGTGGATACAGCTGGTATCCCCCGCTGCTCGACGTGACCCGCGACAAGACGACGCGGGCCTATGCCGACGTGTTCTTCGACCGCGACGACGTCGACATCCGCGGCATCCTCGCCGACGACTACCTCACCGAGGCGGGATACGACCCCAGCTTCGAGTTCGTCTCGGCCCACCACTCCGCGCCCGGCGCCCACACCTCCGTCGACGCCGCGTTGCGCCTCGACACCACGGTCATGCTCGTCGACGACCCGGTCAAGCGCGTCGACACGATGACGATGGCCTGGGGTCTGGAGGCCCGGGTCCCGTTCCTCGACCACGAGTTCGTCGAACTGGCCGCCACGTGTCCCCCCGATCTCAAGCTCGCCCACGGCGGCAAGGGTGTGCTCAAGGAGGCGAGCCGGGCGCTTCTGCCCTCGGCCGTCATCGACCGCACGAAGGGCTACTTCCCGGTCCCCGGCATCCGCCACCTCACCGGCGGCGTGCTCGACCTCGTCTCGGACACGTTGCGGTCCAAGGCCGCCCGCGACCGCGGGCTGTACCGACCCGAGGCCCTCGATCGGCTCTTCGCCGATCCCAACGGAATCCGCACCAGGCTCGACGGCAACGAGCTGTGGCAGGTCGCGCTCCTCGAGATGTGGCTGCAGACCATGGAAGCGAACGCACGACGGTGA
- a CDS encoding sensor histidine kinase — MPTTDLASGHSRPRPAWVRRAFESDSAEPDLDRVRRVGARFLGLGLIGYPVVSAASILASAPLTDAWWAPLSILLSVGPGILLIAATFRPGTAWLTPLALTSWVGYVLGLALWFVAWNGTTLADPDESAQWMVAFCGMPSMVLMLVRPRLAVVALVVSSTLAHLSQQFGRFGEVTSDAPMEILWSLMFTGVFLAVVLVATRTGRELDETREETYRTAANVAAASAREVEKERFDAIVHDRVIASLLAVRAGRPDDRLAAQATSALEELARVPGADGPDAATDIEVIRRIRSAAADVSERFDVEVVGGDADGHDVGSGSATYPAEVLDAVVEAMSEALRNVVRHAGDDAECAVIVRFEPDSLSMAVVDNGVGFDPETVAAGRLGIAVSIRGRLARLPGGHARVQSRAGRGTTVQILWERP; from the coding sequence ATGCCCACCACCGACCTCGCGAGCGGCCACTCCCGCCCCCGACCAGCCTGGGTCCGGCGCGCTTTCGAATCCGACTCCGCGGAGCCGGATCTGGACCGTGTCCGCCGTGTGGGCGCCCGGTTCCTGGGTCTGGGATTGATCGGCTACCCGGTGGTTTCCGCCGCGTCGATACTCGCCTCCGCTCCACTCACAGACGCCTGGTGGGCTCCGCTGAGCATCCTGCTGTCGGTCGGCCCCGGAATCCTGTTGATCGCGGCCACCTTTCGGCCGGGCACGGCATGGCTCACCCCACTGGCCCTGACCTCGTGGGTCGGCTACGTCCTGGGACTCGCGCTGTGGTTCGTGGCCTGGAACGGTACGACCCTGGCCGATCCGGACGAGTCGGCCCAGTGGATGGTCGCCTTCTGCGGCATGCCGAGCATGGTGCTGATGCTCGTGCGTCCTCGTCTCGCCGTGGTCGCCCTCGTCGTGTCCTCGACTCTCGCCCATCTCTCCCAGCAGTTCGGCCGGTTCGGCGAGGTGACGTCGGACGCACCGATGGAGATCCTGTGGTCGTTGATGTTCACCGGCGTCTTCCTCGCGGTCGTGCTCGTGGCCACGCGGACGGGGCGCGAACTCGACGAGACGCGCGAGGAGACCTACCGCACTGCGGCGAATGTCGCCGCCGCCTCGGCGCGCGAGGTGGAGAAGGAGCGATTCGACGCCATCGTGCACGACCGGGTGATCGCATCCCTTCTCGCCGTCCGGGCCGGGCGTCCCGACGATCGGCTGGCAGCGCAGGCGACCTCGGCGCTCGAGGAACTCGCCCGGGTGCCGGGGGCGGACGGTCCGGACGCCGCGACGGACATCGAGGTGATCCGGCGCATCCGGTCGGCCGCCGCGGACGTGTCGGAACGATTCGACGTCGAGGTCGTGGGTGGTGACGCGGACGGCCACGACGTGGGGTCCGGGTCGGCCACGTATCCGGCCGAGGTGCTCGACGCGGTCGTCGAGGCGATGTCGGAGGCGTTGCGCAACGTCGTCCGCCATGCCGGAGACGATGCCGAGTGCGCTGTCATCGTCCGGTTCGAACCCGACTCGCTGAGCATGGCGGTCGTCGACAACGGGGTCGGGTTCGATCCCGAGACGGTGGCGGCGGGCCGGCTCGGCATCGCCGTCAGCATCCGTGGACGTCTCGCCCGGCTACCGGGCGGCCATGCGCGGGTGCAGAGCCGAGCGGGTCGCGGGACCACGGTGCAGATCCTGTGGGAGCGGCCGTGA
- a CDS encoding phosphoribosyltransferase gives MTTTSPEREVLTWELNGVACRELAQQVADDAFVPDIILGIARGGLIPAGALAYALDCKLMISLNVEFYTGVGETLSEPVMLPSLLESSGLTDQRVLVVDDVADTGKTLKLVNDFCQEQGRVAEVRNAVLYKKPHTITVPDYTWRTTDKWINFPWSVQGPIVAVQR, from the coding sequence ATGACCACCACTTCCCCCGAGCGCGAGGTCCTCACCTGGGAGCTCAACGGCGTGGCCTGCCGCGAACTCGCCCAGCAGGTCGCCGACGACGCATTCGTCCCGGACATCATCCTCGGCATCGCCCGCGGCGGCCTGATCCCGGCCGGCGCTCTCGCCTATGCACTCGACTGCAAGCTGATGATCTCGCTGAACGTCGAGTTCTACACCGGGGTCGGCGAGACGCTGTCCGAACCGGTGATGCTGCCGTCGCTTCTCGAATCGAGCGGCCTCACCGATCAGCGGGTTCTCGTCGTCGACGATGTGGCCGACACCGGCAAGACCCTCAAACTGGTCAACGACTTCTGCCAGGAGCAGGGTAGGGTCGCCGAGGTGCGCAATGCGGTGCTCTACAAGAAGCCCCACACCATCACGGTGCCCGACTACACCTGGCGGACCACCGACAAGTGGATCAACTTCCCCTGGTCCGTGCAGGGCCCGATCGTGGCGGTGCAGCGATGA
- the rpsS gene encoding 30S ribosomal protein S19 gives MPRSLKKGPFVDDHLLKKVDVQNEKGTKQVIKTWSRRSTIIPDFIGHTFAVHDGRKHVPVFISDSMVGHKLGEFAPTRTFKGHIKDDRKAKRR, from the coding sequence ATGCCACGCAGCCTCAAGAAGGGCCCGTTCGTCGACGACCACCTCCTGAAGAAGGTGGATGTCCAGAACGAGAAGGGCACCAAGCAGGTCATCAAGACCTGGTCCCGTCGTTCGACCATCATTCCCGACTTCATCGGCCACACCTTTGCCGTCCACGACGGACGCAAGCACGTGCCGGTGTTCATCTCGGATTCGATGGTCGGGCACAAGCTGGGCGAGTTCGCCCCCACCCGTACCTTCAAGGGTCACATCAAGGATGACCGGAAAGCGAAGCGCCGGTAA
- the rpsQ gene encoding 30S ribosomal protein S17 codes for MSEDQKVTETQTEERARRKERIGYVVSDKMQKTIVVELEDRKSHKLYGKIIRTTSKVKAHDENGDAGVGDRVRIMETRPLSATKHWRLVEVLEKAK; via the coding sequence ATGAGTGAGGACCAGAAGGTGACCGAAACCCAGACCGAGGAGCGCGCACGCCGCAAGGAGCGCATCGGCTACGTGGTCAGCGACAAGATGCAGAAGACCATCGTGGTCGAGCTGGAAGATCGTAAGAGCCACAAGCTCTACGGCAAGATCATCCGGACCACGAGCAAGGTCAAGGCCCACGACGAGAACGGCGATGCCGGCGTCGGCGACCGTGTGCGGATCATGGAGACCCGCCCGCTGTCGGCGACCAAGCACTGGCGCCTCGTCGAGGTGCTGGAGAAGGCCAAGTAG
- the rplB gene encoding 50S ribosomal protein L2, giving the protein MAIRKYKPTTPGRRGASGSDFAEVTRDHPEKSLVRPLHGRGGRNAHGRITTRHKGGGHKRAYRLIDFRRNDKDGINAKVAHIEYDPNRTARIALLHYVDGEKRYIIAPKGLKQGDVVESGSTADIKPGNNLPLRNIPTGTQVHAVELRPGGGAKMARSAGSSIQLLGKEGTYATLRMPSGEIRRVDVRCRATVGEVGNAEQSNINWGKAGRMRWKGKRPTVRGVVMNPVDHPHGGGEGKTSGGRHPVSPWGKPEGRTRKNKASDKLIVRRRRTGKNKR; this is encoded by the coding sequence ATGGCTATTCGTAAGTACAAGCCGACGACCCCGGGTCGTCGTGGGGCCAGCGGCTCCGACTTCGCCGAGGTCACCCGTGACCACCCGGAGAAGTCGCTGGTGCGTCCGCTGCACGGGCGTGGTGGCCGAAACGCTCACGGCCGCATCACCACTCGTCACAAGGGTGGCGGCCACAAGCGTGCCTACCGTCTGATCGACTTCCGTCGTAACGACAAGGACGGCATCAACGCCAAGGTCGCTCACATCGAGTACGACCCGAACCGCACCGCGCGGATCGCGTTGCTGCACTACGTCGATGGCGAGAAGCGCTACATCATCGCGCCCAAGGGCCTGAAGCAGGGCGACGTCGTCGAGAGCGGTTCGACCGCCGACATCAAGCCCGGCAACAACCTGCCGCTGCGCAACATCCCGACCGGTACCCAGGTGCACGCGGTGGAGCTGCGTCCGGGCGGCGGCGCGAAGATGGCCCGCAGCGCGGGATCGTCGATCCAGCTGCTGGGCAAGGAAGGCACCTACGCCACCCTGCGTATGCCCTCCGGCGAGATCCGTCGCGTCGACGTGCGCTGCCGCGCCACCGTCGGCGAGGTGGGCAACGCCGAGCAGAGCAACATCAACTGGGGCAAGGCCGGCCGTATGCGCTGGAAGGGCAAGCGCCCGACCGTCCGCGGTGTCGTGATGAACCCCGTCGACCACCCGCACGGCGGTGGTGAGGGCAAGACCTCCGGTGGTCGCCACCCGGTCAGCCCGTGGGGCAAGCCCGAGGGCCGCACCCGCAAGAACAAGGCCAGCGACAAGCTGATCGTCCGTCGCCGTCGTACCGGCAAGAACAAGCGATAA
- the rplW gene encoding 50S ribosomal protein L23: MATVADPRDIILAPVISEKSYGLMEDNVYTFLVHPESNKTEIKIAIEKIFGVNVASVNTANRQGKRKRTRSGYGQRKSTKRAIVSLTADSKPIEIFGGSVS, translated from the coding sequence ATGGCGACCGTTGCCGACCCGCGCGACATCATCCTGGCGCCCGTGATCTCGGAGAAGTCCTACGGGCTCATGGAGGACAACGTGTACACCTTCCTGGTGCACCCGGAGTCCAACAAGACCGAGATCAAGATCGCGATCGAGAAGATCTTCGGTGTCAACGTTGCCAGCGTCAACACCGCGAACCGACAGGGCAAGCGCAAGCGGACCCGCTCCGGCTACGGCCAGCGCAAGTCCACCAAGCGCGCCATCGTGTCGCTGACCGCAGACAGCAAGCCCATCGAGATCTTCGGGGGCTCGGTCAGCTGA
- the rplD gene encoding 50S ribosomal protein L4: protein MSNTASTETATRLTLDVKTADGKTNGTVDLPAALFDAPANIALMHQVVVAQQAAARQGTHSTKTRGEVRGGGAKPYRQKGTGRARQGSTRAPQFAGGGTVHGPQPRDYSQRTPKKMKAAALRGALSDRARNERIHVITELVSGQKPSTKSARQFLESLSDRRKFLVVLGREDLTAWLSVANLQNVLPIAPDQLNTYDVLDSDEVVFSVETLNAFIEQNTADAKAAVEKTAEEA, encoded by the coding sequence ATGAGCAACACAGCGAGCACCGAGACCGCGACAAGGTTGACGCTGGACGTCAAGACCGCCGACGGCAAGACCAACGGAACCGTTGACCTGCCCGCCGCGCTCTTCGACGCACCGGCCAACATCGCGCTGATGCACCAGGTCGTCGTGGCCCAGCAGGCCGCGGCACGCCAGGGCACGCACTCCACCAAGACCCGCGGCGAGGTCCGCGGCGGTGGCGCCAAGCCGTACCGCCAGAAGGGCACCGGCCGTGCGCGCCAGGGTTCGACCCGTGCGCCGCAGTTCGCCGGCGGTGGCACCGTCCACGGCCCGCAGCCGCGTGACTACAGCCAGCGCACCCCCAAGAAGATGAAGGCGGCCGCACTGCGCGGCGCGCTGAGCGACCGCGCTCGCAACGAGCGCATCCACGTGATCACCGAACTGGTCTCCGGGCAGAAGCCCTCGACCAAGTCGGCACGCCAGTTCCTGGAGAGCCTCTCCGATCGCCGCAAGTTCCTGGTCGTCCTCGGCCGCGAGGATCTCACGGCGTGGCTGAGCGTGGCGAACCTGCAGAACGTGCTGCCGATCGCGCCGGATCAGCTCAACACCTACGACGTCCTGGACTCGGACGAGGTGGTGTTCAGCGTCGAGACGCTCAATGCCTTCATCGAGCAGAACACGGCGGATGCCAAGGCTGCCGTCGAGAAGACAGCAGAGGAGGCCTGA
- the rplV gene encoding 50S ribosomal protein L22 — MTTQTDNPTAKATAKFVRVTPMKARRVLDLVRGKNVDEALDILRFAPQSASEPVYKVLASAVANAENNLDLDRRTLVVATAFADEGPTLKRFQPRAQGRAFRIRKRTSHITVVVESLPEKAAGGRGRSRQPKKKGA; from the coding sequence ATGACTACGCAGACCGATAATCCGACAGCAAAGGCGACCGCCAAGTTCGTGCGCGTCACGCCGATGAAGGCTCGTCGTGTCCTGGACCTGGTCCGCGGCAAGAACGTGGACGAGGCCCTCGACATCCTGCGGTTCGCGCCGCAGTCGGCGTCCGAGCCCGTGTACAAGGTCCTGGCAAGCGCCGTCGCCAACGCGGAGAACAACCTGGATCTGGATCGCCGGACCCTGGTCGTCGCCACCGCATTCGCCGACGAGGGGCCGACCCTCAAGCGCTTCCAGCCGCGCGCACAGGGTCGTGCGTTCCGTATCCGCAAGCGCACCAGCCACATCACCGTGGTCGTGGAGAGCTTGCCGGAGAAGGCAGCCGGCGGCCGTGGCCGTTCGCGTCAGCCGAAGAAGAAGGGAGCCTAG